CGGATCACTGTCAGGTAAAATGAATTTAGTATATTTGGCTGAAACATCGACATTGTCTGGTGACACAGTAAATCTTTCGTCAAGTTTAACAACTTCAGCACCTTCGAAATCTTTAGCTTCataatttttaaaatggTGCTGTGGATCAGCCAAATCAAAATCCCGAGACGCATATTCCTCAAGTCctgaaagaagaagcttTCTCGAAATTGACATTCTCTCCTTCAATGGTAGCACTTTCTCCGTACTATTGGTATTAACTGTTTCCAGTAAAAGCCTTCCGATGACCTCTCTTAATTGATTGCACCATACAATAGCTAAATGGTCAATGGGAGTCCAAACATCGGGGATTCCTGTGGAAAAGGTGGTGAAGCCGTTTTCTAATGGTATAATGTTCTCTATAGCTGTATAGTCAGCTGGTAAAGTAGAATCTAATATCCCGCCTGTTATTGATATCAACGATACGTTTTTGGACATGAATGAATCTCTGTCTTGAAATTGAGAACTCCAGAAGTCATTTGTCTGCTGATAAATTTTCAGGATATCACCATCAAAAGTGACAGGTGATGCGGCATGAGGTGAAGAGAGTGTAATGATAGATTGAATGGAATCTGGTACATGATTTTGTAATGTAGGTAGGATACGCGCGACCAATCCTCCCATTGAATGACCTAAAATTATTACAGATGTGGGTATAGGGCCTTCATACGAATAATTCTGCCCATAGAGTGATAAGATGTATCTGATTGCGTCGTTCAAGTATTCTGCCTGATCAAGCATAGTCCTTCCATGGAATGctgtaaaatcttcattgaAGTCGGCGGCAAAAAAGTCCAGATTTCTCCTGTAGGGATTTTTTATTTCGCCTTCACTGGCAAAATATAATTCTGAACATATAGCTGCAATCGATCTAACTTGTTTAAAACTTCCTGCATTACCAGGAATGAATAAAACTGGAATCCCATCTAACTGAATTGAATTATCTTCCATCGGTTCTGTATCTAATCCTTGTTCTCTATAAAGATACAGGTGGTATTTTTGAGCCAATGAAGTAAATTTAGAATCaaatccatcaattttGGCGTATGATGGGTACATGTAAACAGAGTGACATTTGGGTGAATCAGCACCATGGAAGGTACCAAATACGGTAAAATATGCAGTCACCAATGCCAATATCATACCGATAGCTGCGATAACTTTCATTCTACATCGGCATTTTCGagtttgttgttgatttaGGTCTATTAAAGTTAAATCTGCTCCATAATCTTCAGGTTTAGCTTCATCTTGATCGCAACCGCCAACTCTTGAGATTTTTCTAGTCGAATCTGAATTATCTTGGAAGAttgaatttatcaatggCAGAGGTGAAGCATTATAACCCCTTCTAGCCAATGAACTCAGGACTCTTCGAACCCCCATTACCATTTATTGGCGACTCAACTCGAGGAAATTGTTGCAGAAAGTGGTAATCAAAACCTTAGCAGTAGCAGCACGTTATGCAGTCAGGTGGAGGGCTTCAAAAGGTTCCAATTCAGTTATTAGCCATCAATTTATTTGGTTTTGACGAACTTGATATTTTGCAAAACAGTGCGTTTTCCATTCTGCTTCGGAACAAAATTATGGCCGTTAAGAAGGAAGCAAATATAAGACAAAAAATCCTACATGAAGATAATTATGTGTATAAAAGATTAAACCTCAGTATCGTTTTTTGTTTCTAATACTTGAAATCAAATAGAGAATTAGAAGgcaaaataaataaataaaaaaaaaaaaaaatatgcaatTGTCTACTTAACTTGTCGTCTCTATGGTCGTCACTATAGTAatttaataataatacaacTTTCTGCCAATTCCGGCTAAtgagaattgaattgaatgtAGTTATTTCCACAAATGTTCATGCAAAATAATCTTGAGATCAAGACGATTTTTTTTGAGTCACTGGAACCCCCTGATGTGGTTTAGTGTGATGTTGGTTTGAAATACCATTAACCTTCTTCGGCATCGCTGGTGATGATTCCATCTTCGATGAAGGTTGGGACAGCGAAGATGTCGCCGATAAAGAGGGGGATCTGGCATGCTGTGattgctgttgctgttcttgttcttgctGTTGCagctcttgttcttgttcttgttcttgctgtatctgctgctgctgttgttgctgcaATTGCAGTTGTTTctgattcaatttttgttGTCTCATCCTTGCCACGTATTCTTGACGATATTTTATTGTTACGTCACGTAATTGTTCGTAGGACTTACTACCAAGCATTGTGCCAAACCTGATCACTTGAGTTTCATTAGAAATTTGGTTTAATCTGGAAGGTTCCTCCAAGACTTTGAGACCGTATTCATTTCTTGGTGAATCGTGTTGCCACTTATCGTAAAGTCTTGAAAATTCATCCCATTTGGAATCATAAACGTTAATCGTCTCTTGTGGATTTTGTTCTTGAGATTCAATCGCGTCAAAATCCAGAAATTGGTTTAGAACGGAATCTACCGATTTTTCCATATGATTCGGTTTACGATCGATGTACTGAATTCCACAACGTCCAACACGTTTTCTAAATTTAACTGGGTATTCCTTCGAATGAATTTCATTATTGGTCTGGAAAGGATCATAAACttctaattttttaaccttaaaattatttgatggtaacttttcaccttcatgATTATAAGCTGTAATATCATCAGTATTACCATTGAGATATGCAGGTAAATTACCACAGTAGTAAGATCTATTGATTTCATATTTGGATGAGGCAATTGACGAAAACGGTGAATTATTTGGCAAAACATCTTTGGGCAACGTAATGTCAAACACTGGATTATATGGATCATCCGTTaagttgaaaagatctttGTCCTCTAACTTACGTTTTTCCATTCTATCGTGAACAAATTTACGTGCATTTCTCTCCTTGTTAGTCAACAGGTGATCTACATCGTCGAGAGTAATATCAGGAACTTTAGAAGAAGGTAACCTGACATAAACATGGGATTGAATAGATTGTCCTTGTTGTGCCTGTTGTGATTGCTGTACCTGTGGTTGTTcttgctgctgttgttgctggGCCTGCTGGGCTTGTTGTGCTTGTAGTGCTTGTTGAGCCTGTTGAGCCTGTTGAACTTGTTGTGCATGCATATGTCCTGCATGTTTCCCTGATGCAATAGCCAAGTTTTGAGCCTGTAATTGTTGTAACTGCTGTTTGGTAAGTTTTTGGCCAGATTTGGCCAAGtgttccaaatttttcttcagtaTTCTTCCCTTTAATCCTCTCTTTACAGATGAATCTGACGTAGTGACGGCATTGgtagaagatgaagcagGTGAGGATACAGCGGCTTCCGCTGCACCTGCTGCACCGGCGTTTTGCTTCATTTGACTTTGAGCCACCACATTGAGACGCTTTCTCTTGTGATTaaccaaatcttcatcttcgcCTCTAATACCTAGAGATCTCTTTAGACGTTTGACATTGgatctttgatcaaatatACGCATATTTTGTTCCAATAGGTCCAATGTAACTTTTTCACGCCTCGCAACTAGTAATGCCATATCTTTTGCATGTTCTAGTTCTTGATGTAGCAACCGCAATTTTTGACTGTTCAAAATATCTACACGTCTAGTCTTTCTAGGTTGTCTTACATCACGCCTGCGGAAGCACACGTATGGGTTTGaatcatctttttcatctgGTCTTTCAAACCTTAATTGAGGGAAAATTTCGGTATTGGAAGAgtttatttttctttgtttcCAATATTCATAAACTTGAACAccgaatttttcaataacttGTGATAAGGGTCTAATACCTGACTGGCAATCAATAGACTCCAATTGGGTagtaaaaatttgatcttCTTTGTACCCAATTTCTTTGCCCAACTGCTGTTTTAGTTGTTGGTTAAGCAAATCCGCCTTTAAAAGGGTTGGTTTCAGTTCTTCAAACGATAAGATCGTTTCTGGATCCATACTTAAAAATGGTTGTCTCTCGTGAATGGCAGACTCGAAACTTGAACAAAGGATTTCAAACTCATCCTctgacaatttttcatcttctttttctttaccAGCATTTATTTTGCCTTCTAAAAactcttcatctttttcatccATACTGTATGGAGCTCCACAAcattcttccaaagtagCTGAAAACTTTATATAACTTGAAGGTTCCTTGAAACGACCTTGATAAAATTTATCGAAATCGGTCCATGTAGCCGTTGCCTTTGGAGTTGGGATAtattctcttttccttgatTCATCTGATAGATTTGCACCTTTCTGTAAGATTCTATTCAAATGcacttctttctcttcatttttttccataCCCGTCTCAATCTCCATCATCTCCCTCTCTTGTAACTCGTTTTGATTCAAGCTTTTAAGGTCATTCGGCCTGTATATCTTTAGTCGCTGTTTCACGGAGATTTTACGATGTCTGAACCTTGAAGCATTAGCGGCTATTTCTGCAGAAGAGCCAGCTGAaccagcagcagcaacatTCGGGGTAGTAGCAGGGGAACCAGGGGAATGATCTTTAATCCTATTTTTAGTACCATTACTGCTGCTATTAGTAGGGGTAGGCATACTGCAAGtaatattattgttgttattattgtcaCTACTATAGTTTATTGTCGTTGACAGGTGTCGGCGGCTAATGCCACGTGACCTCGTCCGAAATTATCAGGCGACAAAATTCTGAGCGAACTGTCCGGACAGGGGgacaaaaaaattttttcttcctttgtaTTCCACCGCCTTAAACTGGgaggagaaagaaaaagagcCGAAAAACTAAGAGTGTCTAAGCACTGTAAGAGAGCCACGGAATGGGGGATATACCGATAGTTCTTTTAACTCTTGGTGTTTTTCTCTCTGCTTTTTTCTTGCACAAACAGTAGAGTCTAAAGAACTTTCAAGGCTCCTTCTCAGGCAGACTCTAGTCTTGTGTTACTGTAGCCTGTTGTTTATTTGCTTAGGTATCGGTGGCGTCTTTGTAAGCCCACCTTACACTCCTTGTGGTTGGTTGATTAGTtaagagagaaaaaaggAGTTAGCAAAGGCGAAAAGTTTCCACGGCGCGAAAACGGACAGTATTTTGACCggacaattttttttcttttatgaCTCATTATCGTTGTATACGGAACATGTGAATATCACGTGTTTGATCTAGTTAggtttctttcttttcagagGCTCAGGAAGAAGTTTATTTGTAGGCTAACCTTGCCCTACAGTACCTTGTCTATTCTTACTGGTTAAGTAGTGTTTCTTTCGCGCTGTAGTATAGAGAAGTCACGTGGTGTGTGATTTGCTAAAAAAGTCTTGGCCGCAATATTTAGAAGTAACTCCACACATATGGCTACTACTGTGGGGTCAGTTTTCGAAAGCATAAAAAAAGCCCGTAGTAACATCATACGAGCAATCTCTGAAATGGTGTCCGGGCATACAGGGAGTGCACCGGACATCGCATGTGATTTTCATTACAAATGTAAACTATGCTGCCATCATCATTTctgatgagatgagcttgagatgagatgaggtTAGTATTGTGGTAACTGATCAAAAAATACATCAAATGAAGGCAAAGACTGTATCAGGATTCTCAGCATGAATAATTTAAACGTTCTAGGTGATTCAGTAAGAGGTACTTTGGGTAGGTTGCGAGATAAACATGCTTTTCTACACCAGCAAAAGAGATATTATTTAGATGTAAGAAGTCGGctattggaattgaataCGAGGAAAAATGGAGAGGAtgacgacgacgacgatgatgataatcATGATAATAcggaggaaaaaattgcGGAGACGGGACTCGAATTCAACGATATAATTATATCGACGAAACGGAGAATTTTCATTAGTATTGGATACGAATATTTTGTGGAAAGgaatgaagaggaagcaGTTGCATTTGCAGACGATAAGTTAAGTTTAATTTCAGAAGCCATAGTTCAATTCGATGATAAGATTCAAGAAGCGGAATTGACGGAAAGACGTATTAAAGAATTAGCTGAGAAAGGTGacgattttgaagatgaatttcaagGCGATGAGGAGGAAGGTTTACCCGCCATGGATATTagagaagaattagatgaGGACGGTAATGTCATAAGTAGTAGTGTGACGCCAAGTGCCAACCAAAAGACTAGAAAGGAACTAGAAAAAACCTTACTTGGTGAACAGCATGAGAATAATGAACAAAATGGATTAAgcgattttgaaaagaatctAAAGGGTAAACTGgttaaaaaagaagaggagaagaagaagaaagaaagacaAGAGATTGAGAAACGAGAACGGGAAGAGCGTGAGAAACGAGAGCAAGAAGAGCGTGAGAAACgagaacaagaagagcGCCAGAGAGAATATGATTCACGCCCTCCAATAGATATGGATATGGAAAATATgtatacttttgaagacttAGTCAGAGAGATGGACGAAAGGGATGAACTGGAAGACCAATTAGGTGAAGACGAGTATTTACAATcggaagatgaagatgatgaggatgaggacgaagatgatgctTTCGGCTATTCGGTGATTCCTGGTTCCATGGCACAAAGTTCATTTATGGAGCAGATCAAAAAATTACGTAGAGATCGTTTACCGCCACCCAAGTCAATTCTTAAATCGCGAAGTAAAGATTCTAAACCCAAGAAATCTGTTGGGTTTGCTGAAAATGCGGACGTTCATGAAGTGGAAAATCTAAAAGACGCTAACAAAGGTAATCATCACAATCCATTGTTACAAATTGACGATGACGGTACGGTTCTGAGCAGCGAAGAATTTGATAGTGATCTTTTTGCAAAATTGATTGGTGTACAGGGACCAGATGAAATCCACGAAAGGTATAAGGAAGAGGTTGAGACCAAGgaaagacaagaagaagagaggGCCCATTCGAAGAAGCGTGTTTCGAGAtttaaattggaaagaacCTCGAAGGAAGAGAATCATGTGGAAAGGGAACCCGCCGAGAATGGCTCCGATGCTGCAGTTTCTGATGTAGTCGAGAAGGAAGATCCTGTTGCAGAAGATCCCGCCTCAATTGAACCTCGTTTCCAAAGGTCTGAGAGGAGTGGAGTCGTTTCCGATATAGTCGAGAAAGAAGATCCTGTTACAGAAGAGCCTGCTTATACTGATCCTCGTTTCCAAAGGTCTGGAAGAAATGAAGCAGTTTCCGATATAGTCGAGAAAGAAGATCCTGTTACAGAAAAGCCCACCTCAATTGATCctctttttcaaagatctGGAAGAAATGAAGCAGTTTCTGATATAGTCGAGAAGGAAGACCCTGTAGCAGAAAAGCCCGCCTCAATTGATCCTCTTTTCCAAAGGTCTAGAAGAAATGAAGCAGTTTCTGATATAGTGGAAAATGACGTTGACGATGAGGGCCCCGTTTTTGAGAGGAAGCTTGATATCGATCACGATCTCGAACTTGAACTTGATCCGCCACACCATCAAAAGAAGTTCATTCTGAGAAAGCCTCTAAGGTCCCTGCATAAGCCCAAGAGGAAACCGCAACAGAGACCTAAAATTGAGCAGTTAGATAGCGACGAGGAGGATGACaaggaaattgatgaagctaaACCTTTACCAAATGAGAATAATGATGATTCATCCACAGATTTTCCACCTGAAGTCCAAAAAGCCGCTAGGGGACCACAGAAACCTGTAGTTATACCTAATGTTGACTATAAATCGTTGGGCGAAAATTTAGACGATATGGCCAGGGCATACGCTTTGGGCGTCTATGACGATGATTTACACGATGATCCCGGAACTCTAGTAGAAAAGTTggatgatttcaaaaactaCAACAAACAAGTCGAACAGCTGGAAGATGatatcaaagaatttcGCCTAAATAATCCGGCCCAAGAGGAAGTAAATGAAGAcgacgacgatgatgataatgggCCTCTGATGACAGATGTGGTGGAAAAGGATTTACCCTCCAATTACGACGAGCaatatgatgaagatgaagatttatcCCTGCATCCAGACAAGCTGAGCGAGTCTGTTGCCATAGACTATCTCCGCTTCAAAGAATCTCTAATGAAAGACAGATTCGCTGAATATAGAACTGATGAAGAGAAACAACTGGAACCCATTGACGAGTGGGGGAACCCAGTCAAGCGTAGTAGGTTCAAGTCACAGAGATTTGGACTCGGCAACTAGAGTGTAAATATAAATATTTAATAAATTCTGTGTAATTTTTGTTACCCGGTACTACTTTACCGCCTATAGTACTCTGATATCGAACATCACGTGAGATTTCATCAGGGGATTATCAATGTCTTTCGGAGTCCTCGATAAAGAAAACGTTGTGGTTCTCAATAAAATCACAACATAGCAGCAAATTCAGCTCTAACAACACAGTTAAAAGAACCTAACAAGTATCaatatgatttttttctcttcttaaCATGCCAAGGATTTAAATTTGACGAGTGTATTTATCTGAGGTGAAATCAGGAGATAAGTTCAAAATAGTCCATCACCGTTTCCTTTCTTTATCGCTTACAGATAAGGCCTAACATCTCGAACCAGGATGAAAAGTACGGCTGTCGAAGAGAAGATGGATTCAAGTCCCACCTCATCGAGTAGGTCACGTAAAAATGGATTCGAGGAACTGGTGAGAAGTATGCATGAGAGCAGTAATGAAGTTAATTTAAAGGAAGCTGATCTTACATCACAGGAGtatattcaaaaattggttggTGATTCGTTAAGGACAGATTTTGTATCGCCATTTGATAAAGTTGCAGATGACAGTGAATTCCATTATACCTCGTCATTTAAGGCCAGGCCGCAAGCTGAGTactttgattttgatgaaaagtaTATGTATAGGCCTGAGAAGAGACAGGAAAGGAATGATGATCATGATGAGTTCGAGACACAATATCACGAGAGCGAATACGAGGACGAAGATGTAGATATGGAAGAAGTAGCTGAAGAGGTTGGAGATGAAGTCGGAGACGAGGCGGATTTGCAAAGTGTCATTGATGCGGTTTCGTTATGCAAGACAATTTTTGGTGATATGATTGGtaaaattgataaagtCGCATTGACATCTATGACCTATAAGACTACCAAGATGGGCGTTTCCCACATGGATAGAGAAATGTCAGATATTCTAGATACCGTTAGAGATTTAGTACCTCATTCAGAAAGTACACTGTCGAGTACGGCGACTCAGCAGTTACAACAGGATCACGTGGAAATCCAACCTTCTTCGCATTCGGCGCTGGGCGCTCATAGTAACGTATTTCAAGGTCCTTATAATGCAATAAGATCTGATCCCTGTGCACGTTTACCGAACTTTGGTGTCATTTTAATTAAATCACCTGCATCAGTTTCACAACTCTGGGATGAATATACAAAGATACCAGCAGAATGGCCagttaaagatttgttcACATTCACTCTTTTACAACAAGGTGGTCCCAATAATGTGAGCGATATTGAATTAATAACGAAGCGTCGCACATCAATTAAACAATTAGAGGAAAACTTGGGGTCTTCTTGGCGTAATGCCgaaaaaaatttctctAGACAGATTAACAGACgtaaaaaaatatggaaaccaattgaagagGGGCTATCAGATGGTTTGCCGTTGCAAGTTTGCTTTAGCATCTTGGAAAACTACGCTAAAAATAAGGGTAAGGGCCTTTCGTGGTATTACAATGGGGTTcctttcaaattatcaGATGTTTATGAGAAGCTACCTGCAagtaaaaagaaataattCGAAGgttttattcaattctctgTACAGCgacatttttttcttcttcttcttcttcttctaatactaatgataatagtaataataataaacaTTTATGTCGGGgttatttatttatttagTTACTTATTGTTTATCGGTCGTGCCAGGTTTTAGTGACGCGCGCCAATATGAAATTCACACTAAGTACGTAATTTCGTTTTTGCGTCGCTGATTTACGGCACTGACGCTGACCTTCTGATTTCTCCAGCTGAAATGCTGttagaataaaaaataataaaaatttaaacaaaaattgaataaaacACGGGCAGTTTGAAGTCAAAGACGAGCTGActggaatttttggatttgcCTCAACAGTTTGCAATTGTACGGTTCACTACTGGTGTGGATTAGCCTGCCTAGTAGTAAACAATTTGTCGATAGAgtttgaattgaaaaaatagagaaaataaaagaataaaagaataaaatacGATAaaatacatatatatatattgaAGGAGAATGCAAGGGCAAGGGCAAATTTCCTGTATCATTGTGGGTGAAACTCCAGATATCCAATTTTTGGGATGGAGATTAAGTTTAGGAAGTGCATTTATTGTGCTCGTCTCACAATATGTGTCGAGCGATGGTTTAGTGGGTTGGAAATCAAGTAGGTTAGGTGCCAATTTTTATACACCTAATGTGTTCGCCAAAGAGGTTGGAGAATTATCTCCAAAGCTTTTAAATCCGGATAATGGGAAATGTAAGTATCCAATTGAtgtcattattattagtggGATTTCCATTGGACAATTTGCAGAAAATTGTAAAGCAGTATCGAGATTCGCAAATCCACAGACAACGGTATTGGTTAATGCATCCTTCGGTTGTGAGTTAGAAGAAGTGGCGCTAAATgtttttgataaaaattgTAAATGCGTCATGTCCATTGCATGCGATATAGAATGTCGTCAATTGTCATTAGGTTCATATGCATTGGTAAACGATAATAATTGTAAAGTTTATTTGGGATTAACATATACTTCACAAAATGATAGTGATAAGGCCCTGTTGTCAAAGAATGAAGCCAGTGTTAGAGAGGAATTGGATATTCAAACTGACACCAACACAAATAAATTAATCAAACAGCTAACCGTTACCAAATGGGTTAAAGTACAATCTTATAAAAATCCACAAGAGATGGCAGTCAAGATTTGGGAAATGATTATCcccaaaatttcattaaacATTTTATCAGTAATTTATGAACAATTCGATTACGACACTTTACTCAAGAACAAATCAAATGAGATTGTATTTAGGGATTTGGTAAAGGAATTGTTTGATATCTGCTATGCCCAATGTAATGCTAAAGTGGAAACGTTTATGTCTGAAACCAATACTAGCATTTCTTCTAATAAAAGTACTGGTGccattgattttaataAGATTGTCGACCATTGTAAATCCAAGAGGAAAGAATTAATTAAGACAACTGTTAACGAGTATCCAGAATATTTATCATTGCCATTTGAATCTTATTGTTTTTATCATAGATTTGAATATCCCGCTCATATTCTTTTGTAccaaccaattcttttggcTAAAAAATACAATGCCCAGTGTTCCAATTTAAACTTCCTATACGGATTTTATTCAAgattattatcattaagTGGATTATCCATATACGGTGGCAGAAGTGAATCGCATATTTCTGTATTTGATAAAAGAGTTGCAGAAGCTTCGAATAACTCTAATAATAGCGGTAATGGTCATAAGAGGAAGACAAAAAAGAGTTCTAATAGAAAGAAGGATAAAAGTAAGCAAGtcaagaaggaaaaaaatcaagCATTGGTAAAGGTAGCAAAACCACATCCATTATGGTCAGGCTGTAGATCAAATAACGAATTAGGTCTTTGGGCGGTAGCGCCACCTTCAGGTAATGAATTATTACTACCTGATGATTTGGGAAATCTTTACCTTGCTGCAGAGAATTTAAATGGTCCATCGTCTGCATCAGTTTTATCACGCTCATCAAACGGAAATAATGGTTATTCGATTGGTAAACCCAAGAGTATGGACTCCGATGATCATTATTCTACAGCAGAATCTAATGATGGAGGAGTAGTCGTTGGAATTGATAGCGATGATGAAAGGTTGAAAACTCGCAATAGTGGCCGTAATAGCGGCAGCGGCGGCAAGCGAGGTGGTTATTTAGACGGCAGTAGCGGAAGTATGGATGTGGATGATGACGAAGCCGAAACTGGGAGTTATTATGACCAAAGGGCAGCTAGTACTGGGACTCCTAGCGTTAACGATAGTGATGACGACTACGAGGAagacgatgacgatgattatgattatCAGGAAGACGATGACGATGCATTAGAAATTAAGATGTCATCCCGTAGTggtaaatttaaaaatcGTGAGCTTATCAATAAGATtaggaagaaaaaaggtGGTGCCTTGGAGAATATGGGGGTTATTGCTGTGCCACATTTTATTAAGAGATTTTCGCCCAAGACCCCAAACAACTCCAACACGTCTCTAGCAGTATTCGATCCTGCTACCGCAAATGATCCCTCACATGCTATCAAGAGACCTTACACTACCACGAGTTTAGAATTACAGTTGAGAACGGGAGAGCATTTAATCGCTAAGGAATATGACGATTTACATCAACAACTGACTGGACCTGAAACTGATCCAAGCCAAGTCAGACAAGCTCACGACAACAGGCGCAGAACTTTTGCTAATGTAGAGAAACAGTTCTGGAAATTACAAAGGCGTCACAATATGTACAACAGAAACATCTCAAGGCCAAAGACTGGTCCATATGAAGATCTACTCGACCACATGGACATACTGAGAAGAAGTAATGCCAACGAAATTCTCGATTTCACCACTTCAAGATATGGCAATGCAGAATCGTGTGCCAAAATGCAAAACGACAAAAACCTCATTTTGTCTCTCCATGAAAGTAAACTACGTGCTAGCAATAAAAATAAGCGTAAACTAAGAATCGGGGCAAGCAGCACAAGCTGAAGGGTCTCGAGCATTATATAATACTGACTACCTATTACCTACTACTTACAACTATAGAGCAGTTATAACTGACTTCCTTACTTACTT
The genomic region above belongs to Zygosaccharomyces rouxii strain CBS732 chromosome F complete sequence and contains:
- the OSW2 gene encoding Osw2p (some similarities with uniprot|Q12202 Saccharomyces cerevisiae YLR054C OSW2 Protein of unknown function proposed to be involved in the assembly of the spore wall), translating into MQGQGQISCIIVGETPDIQFLGWRLSLGSAFIVLVSQYVSSDGLVGWKSSRLGANFYTPNVFAKEVGELSPKLLNPDNGKCKYPIDVIIISGISIGQFAENCKAVSRFANPQTTVLVNASFGCELEEVALNVFDKNCKCVMSIACDIECRQLSLGSYALVNDNNCKVYLGLTYTSQNDSDKALLSKNEASVREELDIQTDTNTNKLIKQLTVTKWVKVQSYKNPQEMAVKIWEMIIPKISLNILSVIYEQFDYDTLLKNKSNEIVFRDLVKELFDICYAQCNAKVETFMSETNTSISSNKSTGAIDFNKIVDHCKSKRKELIKTTVNEYPEYLSLPFESYCFYHRFEYPAHILLYQPILLAKKYNAQCSNLNFLYGFYSRLLSLSGLSIYGGRSESHISVFDKRVAEASNNSNNSGNGHKRKTKKSSNRKKDKSKQVKKEKNQALVKVAKPHPLWSGCRSNNELGLWAVAPPSGNELLLPDDLGNLYLAAENLNGPSSASVLSRSSNGNNGYSIGKPKSMDSDDHYSTAESNDGGVVVGIDSDDERLKTRNSGRNSGSGGKRGGYLDGSSGSMDVDDDEAETGSYYDQRAASTGTPSVNDSDDDYEEDDDDDYDYQEDDDDALEIKMSSRSGKFKNRELINKIRKKKGGALENMGVIAVPHFIKRFSPKTPNNSNTSLAVFDPATANDPSHAIKRPYTTTSLELQLRTGEHLIAKEYDDLHQQLTGPETDPSQVRQAHDNRRRTFANVEKQFWKLQRRHNMYNRNISRPKTGPYEDLLDHMDILRRSNANEILDFTTSRYGNAESCAKMQNDKNLILSLHESKLRASNKNKRKLRIGASSTS